A stretch of the Papaver somniferum cultivar HN1 chromosome 6, ASM357369v1, whole genome shotgun sequence genome encodes the following:
- the LOC113290634 gene encoding uncharacterized protein LOC113290634, translating into MPRELPGFYFDPEKNRYFAIKGPIPGFSNLQRPPLKEPDKQPNEQHSVCSQRKGIRTANLLQFRELYGGNVAPFGKGRCSFQHEYQKNRASQPMIWKYKKTDMIADSALEQLRVDIQTPEGKNEANGLLMGSTNGSLSFYEVSKDEQDFDYGIKCTPDFVWPLLQETQAECSNAPGHIWRPAGASEIMPSHISCIQRTQKHSLCIPDDGPSNLTQHALITTLGSDTSGGSLYMLNLSEPLDLNPADPILRRRITKVASVNCTIWTADCNTNGSEAVIGTNLGAALVNLETGAFSWLCRCRSDLFSLKFDYSGNIIICGFRNGAIVTVDVRQKQGVSAGLPRHQIPYSSCTLRGALSINPRKFSRKMFESFNLSRYILEVTHKPRILFLVISILVALQTYDQYFLASSLDGSIKLYDHRLTQRGAVQSYEGQVNSHTHIQLGVDHSESVVMSGGEDDLYHPEYDTDQDA; encoded by the exons ATGCCAAGAG AACTTCCAGGGTTTTACTTTGACCCTGAGAAAAATAGGTATTTTGCTATTAAAGGACCAATTCCTGGCTTTAGCAATCTGCAAAGACCACCTTTAAAAGAACCAGACAAGCAG CCAAATGAACAGCATAGTGTGTGTAGTCAAAGAAAGGGAATTAGAACTGCTAACTTGCTTCAATTTAGGGAGTTATATGGCGGAAACGTTGCCCCTTTTGGCAAGGGGAGGTGTAGTTTCCAGCACGAGTACCAAAAGAACCGAGCATCCCAACCAATG ATTTGGAAGTATAAGAAAACTGATATGATTGCTGACAGTGCTTTGGAGCAGTTGCGCGTTGATATACAAACACCAGAAGGGAAAAATGAAGCAAATGGTTTACTGATGGGTAGCACTAACGGGTCGTTGAG TTTTTATGAAGTTAGCAAAGATGAACAAGATTTTGATTACGGGATTAAGTGCACACCAGATTTTGTCTGGCCTCTCTTGCAAGAAACCCAAGCTGAGTGCAGCAATGCACCAGGACATATATGGAGGCCTGCTGGAGCTTCCGAAATTATGCCCTCGCATATATCATGTATACAGAGGACCCAGAAGCATTCTCTCTGCATACCCGATGATGGTCCCTCTAATCTCACCCAGCATGcatt AATAACTACTCTTGGCTCTGACACATCTGGTGGTTCTCTCTACATGTTGAATCTTAGTGAACCCTTAGATTTAAATCCAGCCGATCCTATTTTGAGAAGAAGAATTACTAAAGTTGCTTCGGTGAATTGTACAATTTGGACGGCTGATTGCAACACTAATGGGTCTGAAGCAGTTATTG GGACCAATCTAGGAGCAGCCTTGGTAAATCTAGAGACTGGAGCTTTTTCATGGCTGTGCCGCTGTAGAAGTGACTTGTTCTCCCTAAAGTTTGACTATTCG GGAAATATCATTATATGTGGATTTAGAAATGGAGCAATTGTGACAGTTGATGTTCGCCAGAAGCAGGGAGTTTCTGCCGGACTTCCTAGGCACCAAATACCGTATTCTTCGTGTACACTTCGTGGTGCATTGAGTATTAATCCAAGGAAATTTTCTAGGAAAATGTTTGAG TCTTTCAACTTATCCAGATATATATTAGAAGTTACCCATAAGCCACGTATTTTATTTCTTGTTATCTCGAT TTTGGTGGCTCTTCAAACCTATGACCAGTATTTCCTGGCAAGCTCCTTGGATGGATCA ATTAAGCTCTATGATCATCGCTTGACCCAGAGAGGAGCTGTCCAGTCTTATGAAGGGCAAGTGAATTCCCATACACATATACAGCTTGGAGTTGATCATTCTGAAAGTGTTGTCATGTCAG GTGGTGAGGATGATCTATATCATCCAGAATATGACACTGACCAGGATGCTTGA
- the LOC113290635 gene encoding uncharacterized protein LOC113290635, whose product MRVFYWNINGVAKPNAQPKLRELVQEFQPEIRYIVEPKRKKGGIETRTSVINEFSDWMENNNLFEADALGCNFTWTNGQSGHRRIISKLDRPIINPAWLDKFENWRCKSLPREVSDHSTLIGFPFAVLRPKRAPFRVQKMWFLHADFMRMVSENWNLPVFGNPDFIFTFKLKRLKVEMNTWNLRVFGNIHSRLKQDKLRFETTARISDEDPPNIPNLKAMKYAMSTLHETKLQHTTILKQKERNNWLVDGASNTTFFHNCIRARRNNNVIFELVDNEGAVISDNTLLGNHVITYYEEKFNGTEDNIDSSLFDYEHKTVTPEESLGMDVIPSQEEIKSEVWDLGADSAPGPDGYSGCFYRHCWDVIHEDLIRAIIYCWNLKHIPNRTNSSLLILLAKVRGANTLRNFRPISLSNFFFKIFTKILATRLGRVLDKLVSEEQVAFMKGRNIHENISLALEMVNELHIKRKDGNLGLKLDISQDFDTVSWSFVLEVFKQYGFSESWYLWIFNILQSARISILLNGSPEGFFSINRGLRQGDPLSPLIFVLIEDVLSRNISNLFNEGKMTHMVTRKRISPTHLFFVDDIMIICKGNMKSVHNLIHLLEVYQRASGQTVCRQKSKVYYRFISELLGKLFVDKRVRYKHISNVIDKIKNQVADWKGRLLSFQDRIVLVKLVISSYSIHNMTAYKWPRKFILQCERAIRKFIWTGNSNTKRLFVVGYDKVEENTRVFIGDGRTTSFYYDNWCANRSIASILQRGDLNRNVRVSELLVDGAWVISDVHRLWIEAAGIDLINLPRPTNEEDVRIWMPDYKGKFTVRSAREIIRPHLQVFEGANLLWRKSIHPTLAAQNWKILRGACATLDQVRSRFKIEMPTKCVMCSSAEESLEHILWTCNFAAKAWTWLADIFGLMPHANLMVMYKEAKGRNRMIKDLWLLSTLVIKFELWFTRNKRVYENKKPDWPLFYKRVLYQIQDYSVRLTGKMRNCCEDLRIMDFFRVRHRSVNHQEAVEVIWRAPAFGNLLLCCDGAAVGNPGNA is encoded by the exons ATGCGGGTATTCTACTGGAATATCAATGGTGTTGCGAAACCTAATGCGCAACCTAAGCTTAGAGAGCTAGTTCAAGAGTTTCAACCTGAGATTCGGTATATTGTGGAACCAAAG AGAAAAAAAGGTGGCATAGAGACTAGAACATCGGTCATTAATGAATTTAGTGATTGGATGGAGAATAATAATTTGTTTGAAGCTGATGCTCTTGGTTGCAACTTTACTTGGACTAATGGTCAGTCAGGTCATCGCAGAATTATTAGCAAACTCGATCGTCCTATTATCAATCCAGCGTGGCTAGATaagtttgagaattggcggtgtaaatccCTTCCTAGAGAAGTTTCCGACCATTCAACTTTAATTGGTTTCCCTTTTGCTGTCCTTAGGCCGAAACGTGCTCCATTTCGAGTCCAAAAGATGTGGTTTCTTCATGCAGACTTCATGCGCATGGTTTCTGAAAACTGGAACCTACCGGTTTTTGGAAACCCAGATTTTATCTTTACCTTTAAATTAAAGAGGCTCAAAGTTGAGATGAATACTTGGAATTTACGGGTCTTCGGAAACATTCATTCTCGTCTCAAGCAGGACAAGCTGAGGTTTGAAACGACAGCAAGGATTTCAGATGAAGACCCCCCAAATATTCCTAATTTGAAGGCTATGAAATATGCTATGTCTACTCTGCATGAAACCAAGCTGCAACATACTACCATCCTAAAACAGAAAGAGAGAAATAATTGGCTGGTGGATGGGGCTAGTAACACAACCTTCTTTCACAACTGTATTCGTGCTCGAAGAAATAATAATGTGATTTTTGAATTGGTCGACAATGAAGGTGCGGTTATTTCTGACAATACTCTTTTGGGGAATCATGTGATTACTTACTATGAAGAAAAGTTTAATGGGACTGAGGATAATATTGACAGTAGTTTGTTTGACTATGAACATAAAACCGTAACTCCTGAAGAAAGTCTTGGGATGGATGTGATTCCTTCACAAGAGGAAATTAAAAGTGAAGTTTGGGATTTGGGAGCTGACAGTGCTCCAGGTCCGGATGGGTATTCTGGATGTTTTTATCGTCATTGCTGGGACGTTATTCATGAAGACCTTATTCGGGCTATTATTTATTGCTGGAATTTGAAACACATTCCGAATAGGACAAATTCTAGTCTTCTGATTCTTTTGGCTAAGGTGCGTGGGGCTAATACTCTTCGTAATTTTAGGCCAATTTCCttgagtaattttttcttcaagatttttACTAAGATCTTAGCTACTCGTTTGGGTAGAGTTTTGGATAAACTTGTTTCTGAAGAACAGGTTGCTTTTATGAAAGGGCGTAATATTCACGAGAATATTTCTTTGGCGTTGGAAATGGTTAATGAGCTTCATATTAAAAGGAAAGATGGCAACTTAGGTTTGaaacttgatatttctcaagATTTTGACACGGTAAGTTGGTCTTTTGTTCTCGAAGTTTTTAAACAGTATGGTTTCTCAGAGTCCTGGTACTTGTGGATTTTTAATATACTTCAATCAGCTAGAATTTCTATTCTTCTGAATGGTAGCCCAGAAGGCTTTTTCAGTATCAATAGGGGGCtgagacaaggtgatcctttgtctcctcttatttttgtgctTATTGAAGACGTCTTGAGCCGTAATATTTCGAACCTTTTCAATGAAGGTAAGATGACTCACATGGTTACGCGTAAACGCATCTCCCCTACTCATCTTTTCTTTGTTGACGATATTATGATCATTTGCAAAGGCAATATGAAGAGTGTGCATAATCTTATTCATCTTCTAGAGGTTTATCAGCGAGCTTCTGGGCAAACTGTTTGTCGACAAAAGAGTAAGGTGTATTATAGGTTTATCAGCGAGCTTCTAGGCAAACTGTTTGTCGACAAAAGAGTAAG GTACAAACACATTAGTAATGTTATAGACAAGATCAAAAATCAAGTTGCTGACTGGAAAGGGCGTTTGCTTTCTTTTCAAGATCGGATTGTTCTTGTGAAATTGGTTATATCTAGCTACTCTATTCACAATATGACTGCTTACAAATGGCCCCGTAAATTTATTTTACAATGTGAAAGAGCTATAAGAAAATTCATCTGGACGGGAAACTCTAATACTAAACGATTGTTTGTGGTTGGCTATGACAAG GTGGAAGAAAACACTAGGGTGTTTATTGGAGATGGTCGTACTACGTCGTTTTATTATGACAACTGGTGTGCAAATAGGAGCATAGCAAGCATTTTACAGCGAGGGGACTTGAACAGAAATGTCCGAGTCAGTGAACTTTTAGTGGATGGTGCTTGGGTGATCAGTGACGTGCATAGACTTTGGATTGAAGCAGCAGGGATTGATCTCATTAATTTACCTAGGCCAACTAACGAAGAAGATGTTAGAATTTGGATGCCTGATTATAAAGGAAAGTTCACAGTCCGATCAGCTAGGGAGATTATCAGACCTCATCTGCAGGTTTTTGAAGGTGCAAATCTTCTCTGGAGAAAAAGTATCCACCCTACTCTTGCTGCTCAGAATTGGAAGATACTTCGAGGTGCGTGTGCCACTCTTGATCAGGTTCGTTCCCGTTTTAAAATTGAAATGCCTACAAAATGTGTTATGTGCTCTTCTGCGGAGGAATCTCTGGAACACATTTTGTGGACCTGTAATTTTGCTGCTAAGGCCTGGACATGGCTTGCGGACATTTTTGGTTTGATGCCTCATGCTAATCTGATGGTGATGTATAAGGAAGCTAAAGGTCGTAATCGAATGATCAAGGACCTATGGTTACTCTCTACTCTGGTTATTAAATTTGAACTGTGGTTCACTAGGAACAAACGAGTTTATGAAAACAAGAAGCCAGACTGGCCGTTGTTTTACAAGAGAGTTTTGTACCAGATTCAGGATTATTCAGTTAGGCTGACTGGGAAGATGCGAAACTGTTGTGAAGATTTGAGGATAATGGATTTTTTCCGAGTAAGGCATAGAAGTGTGAATCACCAGGAAGCAGTGGAAGTTATTTGGAGGGCGCCGGCTTTTGGTAATCTCCTTCTGTGCTGTGACGGGGCAGCTGTTGGTAACCCCGGTAATGCATGA